Proteins encoded in a region of the Zea mays cultivar B73 chromosome 4, Zm-B73-REFERENCE-NAM-5.0, whole genome shotgun sequence genome:
- the LOC100279726 gene encoding Adagio-like protein 3-like: protein MFDDAGAVAVKRMRLWEEDEVEVEEEGMEVDAEPGWPWGTPAAGLSRAAAIVVADAAEPDFPVIYVNAAFESATGYRAHEVLGRNCRFLQFRDPRAQRRHPLVDPMVVSEIRRCLNEGIEFHGELLNFRKDGAPLYNRLSLIPMHGDDGYVTHVIGIQLFSEANIDLSSVSYPVYKQQTNNRPSIQDLNSASHEHAPKVQSADHCGILQLSDEVLAHNILSRLSPRDVASIGSVCTRMHELTKNDHLRKMVCQNAWGRDATVKLEMSTKMVGWGRLARELTTLEAASWRKFTVGGRVEPSRCNFSACAVGNRLVLFGGEGVNMQPMDDTFVLNMEAARPEWRRVKVSASPPGRWGHTLSWLNGSWLVVFGGCGQQGLLNDVFVLDLDAQQPTWREVASEGPPLPRSWHSSCTLDGSKLVVSGGCTESGVLLSDTFLLDLTKEKPAWREIPTSWSPPSRLGHTMSVYGTTKLLMFGGLAKSGSLRLRSSDAYTMDVGEDSPQWRQLATTGFPNVGPPPRLDHVAVSLPCGRIIIFGGSIAGLHSPAQLFLVDPAEEKPTWRILNVPGKPPKFAWGHSTCVVGGTRVLVLGGHTGEEWILNELHELCLASRPDDDDDDRY from the exons ATGTTTGACGACGCGGGGGCCGTGGCGGTGAAGCGGATGAGGCTGTGGGAGGAGGACGAGGTGGAAGTGGAGGAGGAGGGGATGGAGGTGGACGCGGAGCCGGGATGGCCGTGGGGAACGCCGGCGGCGGGGCTCTCCAGGGCTGCGGCGATCGTCGTGGCGGACGCGGCGGAGCCCGACTTCCCCGTCATATACGTCAACGCCGCATTCGAGTCCGCCACGGGGTACCGCGCCCACGAGGTGCTCGGGCGCAACTG CCGATTCCTGCAATTTCGGGATCCACGAGCCCAGAGGCGACATCCCCTTGTTGATCCCATGGTCGTTTCAGAGATCCGGCGATGCCTCAACGAGGGGATTGAATTCCATGGCGAGCTGCTAAATTTCCGGAAGGATGGCGCTCCACTTTACAACAGATTAAGTCTCATTCCAATGCACGGGGATGATGGCTACGTGACACATGTGATTGGAATCCAACTATTCTCCGAGGCAAACATCGATCTCAGCAGCGTGTCGTATCCGGTGTACAAGCAACAGACCAACAACAGGCCCAGCATTCAAGATCTGAACTCAGCTTCCCATGAGCATGCTCCGAAAGTCCAGAGTGCAGACCACTGCGGTATACTTCAGTTGTCAGACGAAGTTCTCGCACACAACATTCTGTCTCGCCTGTCACCTAGAGATGTCGCATCCATTGGATCCGTCTGTACCAGGATGCATGAGCTTACCAAGAATGATCACCTGAGGAAGATGGTCTGCCAGAACGCGTGGGGAAGGGATGCCACTGTCAAGCTTGAGATGAGCACCAAGATGGTAGGATGGGGCCGTCTTGCGAGAGAGCTAACTACTCTTGAGGCCGCCTCGTGGAGGAAGTTCACGGTTGGAGGGCGCGTCGAGCCTTCCCGATGCAACTTCAGTGCCTGTGCTGTTGGTAACCGCTTGGTCCTTTTCGGAGGGGAGGGTGTCAACATGCAGCCTATGGACGACACCTTTGTGCTTAACATGGAGGCTGCAAGGCCGGAATGGCGCCGCGTGAAGGTTTCCGCCTCCCCACCAGGCCGGTGGGGGCACACTCTGTCGTGGCTGAACGGGTCATGGCTGGTGGTATTTGGGGGCTGCGGACAGCAAGGTTTGCTCAATGATGTCTTCGTCCTTGACCTTGACGCTCAGCAGCCAACGTGGAGGGAGGTTGCAAGCGAGGGTCCTCCACTGCCACGGTCCTGGCACAGCTCATGCACCTTGGATGGTTCGAAGCTGGTCGTCTCCGGTGGCTGCACCGAGTCTGGCGTTCTCCTCAGCGACACCTTCCTGCTTGACCTCACCAAGGAGAAGCCTGCGTGGAGGGAAATTCCCACATCTTGGTCACCCCCATCCCGCCTCGGCCACACCATGTCCGTCTACGGTACGACTAAACTGCTCATGTTCGGTGGGCTGGCGAAGAGCGGCTCGCTCCGGCTGCGCTCCAGCGACGCCTACACGATGGACGTCGGCGAAGATAGTCCGCAGTGGAGGCAGCTGGCGACGACCggattcccaaacgtcggcccacCGCCGAGGCTCGATCACGTTGCGGTGAGCCTGCCCTGTGGACGGATCATCATATTCGGTGGCTCCATCGCGGGACTCCACTCCCCGGCGCAGCTGTTCCTGGTCGATCCAGCAGAGGAGAAGCCGACGTGGAGGATCCTGAACGTTCCCGGCAAACCCCCCAAGTTCGCCTGGGGGCACAGCACCTGCGTGGTTGGCGGCACTAGGGTCCTCGTCCTCGGAGGCCACACCGGGGAGGAGTGGATACTGAACGAGCTACATGAGCTCTGCCTGGCAAGcaggcccgacgacg